From Pseudochaenichthys georgianus chromosome 11, fPseGeo1.2, whole genome shotgun sequence, a single genomic window includes:
- the tfpi2 gene encoding tissue factor pathway inhibitor 2 isoform X1 has product MEFCTLALFTLFSSFYNVLALSPKAVKCLLEVDEGPCRADLERYYYNTITQKCEIFYYGGCQGNANNFRSYQECQKSCFRIPKVPHICRFPKEEGTCRALFSRYFFNMTTMQCEPFYYGGCQGNSNRFQDLTSCKEYCSPKKSVPVLCLDPLDKGSCSASIPRFYYNTATKMCDEFIYSGCGGSSNNFVTRQSCMDVCARRGKKLTSQVKGRRKRRNRNNRITFLQA; this is encoded by the exons ATGGAGTTTTGCACATTAGCGCTGTTTACACTGTTCTCCTCGTTTTACAACGTGTTAGCGTTGTCACCAAAAG CTGTGAAGTGTCTCCTTGAAGTGGACGAAGGACCTTGCAGAGCGGACCTTGAGCGTTACTACTACAACACTATCACCCAAAAGTGCGAGATTTTCTACTATGGAGGGTGCCAGGGGAATGCCAATAATTTCAGGAGCTATCAGGAGTGCCAGAAATCATGTTTCAGAATCCCAA aGGTTCCCCACATCTGCAGGTTCCCTAAGGAGGAGGGAACATGCCGGGCCCTCTTTAGCCGCTACTTTTTCAACATGACCACCATGCAGTGTGAGCCCTTTTATTACGGTGGATGCCAGGGAAATTCCAATCGCTTCCAAGACCTCACATCCTGCAAGGAGTACTGCAGTCCAAAAAAAA GTGTTCCTGTGCTCTGCCTGGACCCTCTGGACAAAGGCAGCTGCTCTGCTTCAATTCCTCGGTTTTATTACAACACCGCCACCAAGATGTGTGATGAGTTCATCTACTCAGGCTGCGGAGGGAGCAGCAACAACTTCGTCACGAGGCAGAGCTGCATGGACGTGTGTGCTAGAA GAGGCAAGAAACTCACAAGCCAAGTCAAAGGTCGCCGCAAGAGACGGAACAGAAATAATCGCATCACCTTCTTGCAGGCGTAG
- the tfpi2 gene encoding tissue factor pathway inhibitor 2 isoform X2 — MEFCTLALFTLFSSFYNVLALSPKAVKCLLEVDEGPCRADLERYYYNTITQKCEIFYYGGCQGNANNFRSYQECQKSCFRIPKVPHICRFPKEEGTCRALFSRYFFNMTTMQCEPFYYGGCQGNSNRFQDLTSCKEYCSPKKSVPVLCLDPLDKGSCSASIPRFYYNTATKMCDEFIYSGCGGSSNNFVTRQSCMDVCARSE, encoded by the exons ATGGAGTTTTGCACATTAGCGCTGTTTACACTGTTCTCCTCGTTTTACAACGTGTTAGCGTTGTCACCAAAAG CTGTGAAGTGTCTCCTTGAAGTGGACGAAGGACCTTGCAGAGCGGACCTTGAGCGTTACTACTACAACACTATCACCCAAAAGTGCGAGATTTTCTACTATGGAGGGTGCCAGGGGAATGCCAATAATTTCAGGAGCTATCAGGAGTGCCAGAAATCATGTTTCAGAATCCCAA aGGTTCCCCACATCTGCAGGTTCCCTAAGGAGGAGGGAACATGCCGGGCCCTCTTTAGCCGCTACTTTTTCAACATGACCACCATGCAGTGTGAGCCCTTTTATTACGGTGGATGCCAGGGAAATTCCAATCGCTTCCAAGACCTCACATCCTGCAAGGAGTACTGCAGTCCAAAAAAAA GTGTTCCTGTGCTCTGCCTGGACCCTCTGGACAAAGGCAGCTGCTCTGCTTCAATTCCTCGGTTTTATTACAACACCGCCACCAAGATGTGTGATGAGTTCATCTACTCAGGCTGCGGAGGGAGCAGCAACAACTTCGTCACGAGGCAGAGCTGCATGGACGTGTGTGCTAGAAGTGAGTAA
- the gngt1 gene encoding guanine nucleotide-binding protein G(T) subunit gamma-T1 produces MPVINMDDLTDKDKALMEVNQLKTEIKLERWLTSKCCEEIKAYIQAAEEEDILFKGIAEDKNPFKEKGGCVIF; encoded by the exons ATGCCAGTCATAAACATGGACGACCTGACAGACAAGGACAAGGCTCTAATGGAAGTAAACCAACTTAAAACTGAAATAAAACTGGAAAGGTGGTTG ACATCTAAGTGCTGTGAGGAAATCAAGGCATACATTCAGGCTGCAGAGGAAGAGGACATCCTTTTCAAAGGCATTGCAGAGGATAAGAACCCCTTCAAGGAAAAAGGTGGCTGTGTCATCTTCTAA